One window from the genome of Manis pentadactyla isolate mManPen7 chromosome 15, mManPen7.hap1, whole genome shotgun sequence encodes:
- the LOC118917208 gene encoding LOW QUALITY PROTEIN: interferon lambda-4-like (The sequence of the model RefSeq protein was modified relative to this genomic sequence to represent the inferred CDS: deleted 2 bases in 1 codon), with amino-acid sequence MAAQLFLRPRRDPPGPRCAWRERGARGRPCVTPARSPQSCARLRLVARAIADAQAVLSSLRRPELFPGTGPTLELLAAAGRHVAACLELGRPGSSRRPPPAPRRRPKPRRAVSAAGGRAVRLRAGAWAAAPGCEPRLGALRARRGVCARGKSWLSPPRLLPEFQDSPRCREATVVFNLLRLLRGT; translated from the exons ATGGCCGCGCAGCTGTTCCTTCGCCCGAGGAGGGACCCTCCCGGCCCTCGGTGTGCGTGGCGGGAAAGAGGGGCCCGGGGCCGGCCCTGTGTCACTCCCGCCCGGTCCCCGCAGTCGTGCGCGCGGCTGCGCCTGGTGGCCCGGGCCATCGCCGACGCCCAGGCCGTGCTGAGCAGCCTGCGGAGGCCCGAGCTGTTTCCCGGCACCGGCCCGACCCTGGAGCTGCTGGCGGCCGCGGGGCGGCACGTGGCGGCCTGC CTCGAGCTGGGCCGGCCAGGCTCCTCGAGGAGG CCCCCCCCGGCGCCCAGGAGGCGTCCGAAGCCACGGAGAGCTGTGAGCGCGGCAGGCGGGAGAGCGGTGCGACTGCGGGCGGGAGCGTGGGCGGCTGCGCCGGGATGCGAGCCGAGGCTTGGAGCGCTCAGGGCCCGGAGGGGAGTTTGTGCGCGAGGGAAGTCCTGGCTCAGCCCGCCTCGCCTCCTTCCCGAGTTCCAGGACTCGCCTCGGTGCCGCGAAGCCACCGTTGTCTTCAACCTCCTGCGCCTGCTCCGTGGGACCTGA